The following proteins are encoded in a genomic region of Neovison vison isolate M4711 chromosome 12, ASM_NN_V1, whole genome shotgun sequence:
- the LRTM2 gene encoding leucine-rich repeat and transmembrane domain-containing protein 2 produces MLARGAGPEQRTRPALPWRQISWFTCWITLYAVDALPACPFSCKCDSRSLEVDCSGLGLTMVPPDLPAATRTLLLLNNKLSALPSWAFANLSSLQRLDLSNNFLDQLPRSIFGDLTNLTELQLRNNSIRTLDRDLLQHSPLLRHLDLSINGLAQLPPGLFDGLPALRSLSLRSNRLQNLDRLTFEPLASLQLLQIGDNPWECDCNLRDFKHWMEWFSYRGGRLDQLACTLPKELRGKDMRAVPMEMFNYCSQLEDENSSAGLGIPGPPCTKASPEPAKPKPGAEPEPEPSTACPQKQRYRPVSVRRAIGTVIIAGVVCGIVCIMMVVAAAYGCIYASLMAKYHRELKKRQPLMGDPEGEHEDQKQISSVA; encoded by the exons ATGCTGGCCCGGGGCGCTGGCCCTGAGCAGAGGACCAGGCCTGCCCTGCCATGGAGGCAGATCTCCT ggtTCACCTGCTGGATCACGCTGTATGCTGTGGacgccctccctgcctgccccttctcctgcaaGTGTGACAGCCGCAGTCTGGAGGTGGACTGTAGTGGCCTAGGCCTCACCATGGTGCCCCCAGACTTGCCTGCGGCCACCCGAACCCTCTTACTCTTGAACAATAAGCTGAGTGCCCTGCCAAGCTGGGCATTCGCCAATCTGTCCAGTCTGCAGCGGCTGGACCTATCCAACAACTTCCTGGACCAGCTGCCCCGGTCCATTTTTGGGGACCTGACGAATCTCACGGAGCTGCAGCTGCGCAACAACAGCATCAGGACCCTGGACAGGGACCTGCTGCAGCACTCGCCCCTGCTCCGCCACCTGGACCTGTCCATCAATGGGCTGGCGCAGCTGCCCCCTGGCCTTTTTGATGGACTCCCCGCTCTGCGCTCCCTGTCACTTCGCTCCAACCGTCTGCAGAACCTGGACCGGCTGACGTTTGAACCCCTCGCAAGTCTGCAGCTGCTGCAGATTGGGGACAACCCCTGGGAGTGTGACTGTAACCTGCGTGATTTCAAGCACTGGATGGAGTGGTTCTCCTACCGAG GGGGGCGCCTGGACCAGCTGGCCTGCACCCTACCCAAGGAGCTGAGGGGGAAGGACATGCGCGCCGTCCCCATGGAGATGTTCAACTACTGCTCCCAGTTGGAGGACGAGAATAGCTCGGCTGGGCTGGGTATTCCGGGGCCGCCCTGCACCAAGGCCAGCCCTGAACCTGCTAAGCCCAAGCCAGGGGCTGAGCCGGAGCCTGAGCCTAGCACAGCCTGCCCCCAGAAGCAGCGGTATCGGCCGGTGAGCGTGAGGCGGGCCATCGGCACCGTGATCATCGCGGGGGTAGTCTGTGGCATCGTCTGCATCATGATGGTGGTGGCTGCTGCCTACGGCTGCATCTATGCCTCCCTCATGGCCAAGTACCACCGGGAGCTCAAGAAGCGGCAGCCCCTCATGGGGGACCCGGAGGGTGAGCACGAAGACCAGAAGCAGATCTCTTCTGTGGCATGA